CCTCGCCCGGCTCGGCGCTGCGGGCGACGGGGTGCCGCTCCTGCCCGGCGTGCGCCCGGGCGTGGCGGTGCGGCGAGGAGTCGCAGCAGCCCGTGAAGCCGCACGTAAGGCAGCGGCGGAGCGCCACCCAGCCGTGCTCGCCGAGCGGGAGGCACCCGTCGCAGCCGTCCGCGAGCACCTCGCCGCGGGCCGCGGGCGCGGCCCGCAGGTGGTCGCAGGGGGCGCCGTCGTCGCCCGCCGGCCCGGCACGGAGCAGGTCCGCCCGCCCCGTGGCGGCGACGGCGGTCGGCGGCGGCTCGCCACCGGGCGGCCGCGGCGCCCCGGCGAGACCGCGCTCGACGTCGTCCGCCGCGTCCTCGTCCGGCGGGTCGGCCTCCTCGTCCCCGGCGACGAGCAGCGACTCCTCGACGTCCAGCTGGCCGAGCACCCGGCGCAGCACCTCGTCGGGCGCGAGGCCCTCGTCCCGGACCCGGAGCAGCTCCTCGCGCTCGGCCTGCAGCATCTGCCGCCGCAGCCGCACCCACGTGCGCTCGCGCTCGCCGGGACCCACCGAGCCGCCCGCGCCGTCCGGCCCGCGTCCCAGCCGCTCCCAGGCCCGCTCGCTGCGGCCGACGACGCGCCGCCGCAGCTCCTCGACGACGTCGTCCCCGTCCCCGGCCCGGCGCGCGCCGTCGAGCCGTTCCTCCGCGGCGTACCGCAGCCGCTCGAGCACCGTGGCCGTCAGGAGCGCGTCGTGGGCGGGGTCCGGCGCCCCGAGCCCGAGGCGCCGCACGAGCGGCGGCAGCGTGAGGCCCTGGAGCACGAGGGTCCCCGCGACGACGACGAGGGCGGTCAGCACGAGCACCTCCCGCTCGGGCGTCCCCTCCGGCAGCGAGGCGGCCGCGGCCAGCGTGACGACGCCGCGCATGCCCGCCCAGCCGACGACGACGAGGCCCCGGCGCGAGACGCGGTCACCGCTCCCGCGTGTGCTCCGGCCGGCGTGCAGCCCCGCGAGCGGCAGCACCACCGCGACGTAGACGAGCCGCACGACGACGACCACGCCGAGCACCGCCCCGGCCACGCCGAGCGCCCGTGCGGGCCCCACGCCGCCCGCCGTGCCGAAGGCCCCGCCCACGACGTCGGACGCCTGCAGCCCGATGAGGACGAAGACGCCGCCCTCGAGGAGGAAGCGGACGGTCCGCCACGTCAGCCGCTCGGCGATGCGGGCGCGCGCCCCCTGCTGCCGCGGCGCGCGGTGGGCGAGCAGCAGGCCGGTGACGACGACGGCGAGGACGCCCGAGGCACCCAGCTCCTCCGCCGGCAGGTACGCGACGAAGGGCGCCGTGAAGGACAGCGTGGTGTCGAGCACCGCGTCGTCGAGCCGACGGCGGACCCGCCCCGCGACCGAGGCGACGACGACGCCGACCGCGACGCCCCCGCCGGCGGCCAGGAGCAGGTCCGCGCCGATGCCCACCGCGTCGAGCCCCTCGGCGGCGGCCGTCCCGCCCGCCGTCGCGAGCGCGGCCGCCGCGAGCGCCGTGCGCAGCAGCACGAGCGCCGTCGCGTCGTTGACGAGGCTCTCCCCCTCGAGGACGGTGACGACCGCCCGCGGCAGCCCGACGCGCCGGGCCACGGCGGTCGCGGCCACCGCGTCCGGCGGCGCGACGACGGCGCCGAGCGCCAGGCCCACCGCCAGCGGCACGGGCAGGAGCAGGTGGACGACGACGCCGACGACGACGGCGGTGACGAGCACGAGCCCCACCGACAGCAGGGAGATCGCCTTGAGGTGGTGGCGGACGTCGAGGAGCGACGTGCCCTGCGCGGCGGCGTAGAGCAGCGGCGGCAGCAGGCCGACGAGGACGAGCTCGGGGTCGAGCACGACGGTCGGCACGAAGGGCAGGTAGGAGCCGACGACGCCGACGACGACGAGCACGAGCGGCGTCGACCCGCCCGTGCGCCGGACGAGGAGCTCCACGCCCACGACGACGGCGGCGAGGACGACGAGCTCGAGGGCGGTCTCCACGCCGCCATCCTGCGCCCGGCCGGGCCCCAGCCGTGACCGGCGCCACCTCCGCGGCCCCGGCGGCGCCGTCGGGCGGGCCCCGCGCCGCCGCCCGGCCCTCGGGGGCGCACACTGCGCGGGTGGACGTGTGGGCCGCCTACCAGGTGCTCTTCGGGCCGCTGATGGCCTTCGTCGCCGTCGGCGTCCTCGCGCTGCTGCTGCGCTGGACCTGGGCCCGCGGCCGCTCCCTCGTGCCCGGCCGGGCCCGGCAGGGCGCACCGGAGGACTACGGCCTCCTCGTCGCCGTCGCCGAGCCGGCCACCTTCGTCGAGGCGGAGGTGCTGCGCCGTCGCCTCGAGGACGAGGGCCTGCGCGCCACGCTGGCGCCCACGACGGAGGGCCCGCGCGTCCTCGTGTTCCCCCGCGACGCCGAGGTGGCCCGGGCGGTGCTGCGCCGCCCCTGAGGCCCGCGCCCGGGGGCCGCGGCCCGGCTCAGCCCAGGACGCCGCCGAGGCGCTCGTCGGGGACGGCGGCCACGTCCCGGCGGACGTCGGCGCCGAGGCCGCGCAGCGACGCGACGACGTCCTCGTAGCCGCGGTCGACGTGCGCGACGCCGTGCACCTCCGTCGTGCCCTCGGCGCGCAGCCCGGCGACGACGAGCGCCGCGCCGGCGCGGATGTCGCTGGCCTCCACCGGGGCTCCCGACAGCGAGGGCCGGCCGCGGACGAGGACGTGGCTGCCGTCGACGACGAGGTCCGCGCCGAGCCGCTCGAGCTCGTGGGCGAAGCGGAAGCGCGCCTCGAAGAGGTTCTCGGTGAGGACACCGCTGCCGTCCGCCAGCGCGGCGAGCGCGAGGGCGAAGGGCTGCAGGTCCGTGGGGAAGCCCGGGTAGGGCAGCGTGGCGACGTCGACCGCCCGCGGCCGCCGCGGCCCGCGGACGACGAAGCCGTCGGCCACGGCGTCCACCTCCGCGCCCGCGGCGCGCAGCTTGTCGGCGACCATCCCGAGATGCTCCAGGCGGCCGCCCCGCACGTGGACGCGCCCGCCCGTGACGGCCGCGGCGTAGGCCCACGTGCCGGCCACGACGCGGTCCGGCACGACGGTGTGGCGCACCGCGCCGAGCCGGCGGACGCCGTCGACGACGAGGCGGGACGTGCCCCGCCCCCCGACCTGGGCGCCCATGGCGACGAGGAGGTCGACGAGGTCGTCGATCTCGGGCTCGCGGGCGACGCCCTGCAGCGTCGTCCGGCCGTCGGCGAGCGTCGCGGCCATGAGGAGGTTCTCCGTGGCCCCCACGCTGGGGAAGGCGAGGTGCACGTCCGCGCCGTGCAGGCCCCCGGGCGGCGCCTGCGTGACGAGGTAGCCGTGGTCGACGTGGACCTCGGCGCCCATGGCCCGCAGCCCCTCGACGTGCAGGTCGAGGCCGCGGGAGCCGATGGCGTCGCCGCCGGGCACCGCGACGTCGGCCCGCCCCAGCCGCGCCGTCAGCGGGCCGAGGACGCTGATGGAGGCGCGCATGGCGCGGACGAGCTCGTAGTCGGCGCGGTGCCCGACCTCGGCCGGGACGTCCACGACGCAGGTGCGGCTCGCGGCGTCGTGCTCGACCTCGGCCCCCAGCCGCCGCAGCAGCTCGGCCATGATCCGGACGTCGACGATGGTCGGCACGCCCTCGAGGACGGTGCGCCCCTCCGCGAGCAGCGAGGCCGCCATGAGCTTGAGGACGCTGTTCTTCGCCCCCGGGACATCGGCCGTCCCGTCGAGGACGGTGCCGCCGGTGACGATGATCCGCTCCACGCCGGGCAGCGTAGGTGCGGCCGCCGGCGTCACCAGATCCGCACGCGCTCCGCGGGCTCCATCCACATGCCGTCGCCGGGCCGGGTGCCGAAGGCGGTGTGGAACTCGTCGAGGTTGCGCACCACCTGGTTGCAGCGGAACTCCTCCGGCGAGTGCGGGTCCGTCGCGAGACGGCGCAGCCGCTCCTCCGGCCGCGCGACGGCCCGCCACGCCGTGGCCCAGGCCGTCAGCGCCTCCCGCACCCCGGCGCCGTCCACCTCGCGGCCCTCGGCGCCCGCCGCCAGCCGCAGCGCGACGAGCGCGATGCCCAGGCCGCCGAGGTCGCCGATGTTCTCGCCGACCGTCAGCGCGCCGTTGACGGTGCGCCCGGGCGTCTGCGCCGGCTCGAGGACGTCGTACTGGGCGACGAGGCGCTGCGTCAGCGCGTCGAAGGCCTCGCGGTCCTCGGCCGTCCACCAGTCGGTGAGCCGGCCGCGCCCGTCGAAGCGGGAGCCCTGGTCGTCGAACCCGTGGCCGATCTCGTGGCCGATGACCGCGCCGATGGCGCCGTAGTTGACGGCGTCGGGCGCCGCCGGGTCGAAGAACGGCGGCTGCAGGATGGCGGCCGGGAAGACGATCTCGTTGAGCCCCGGGTTGAAGTACGCGTTGACCGTCTGCGGCGTCATGAACCACTCCGACCGGTCCACGGGCGCACCGACCTTGGCGAGCTCGCGGTCGGTCTCGTGGGCCGTGACGCGGCGGACGTTCCCGACGAGGTCGGTGCGGTCGACGACGAGGCCGTCGTAGCTCTTCCAGCGGTCCGGGTAGCCGACCTTCGGCGTGAAGAGGTGCAGCTTCTCCAGGGCCCGCTCGCGGGTGCCGGCGCTCATCCACGCCAGCCCCGCGATCTCCTGCGCGTACGCCTCGACGAGCCGGTCCACGAGGGCCTGCACCTGCGCCTTGGCCTCCGGCGGGAAGTGCCGCTCCACGTAGATGCGGCCGACGGCCTCCCCCACCCCGCCCTCGACGAGGGCGACGCCGCGCTTCCACCGCTCGCGCATCTGCTCGGCGCCGGAGAGCCGGCGGCCGTAGAAGGCGAAGCCCTCCTCGACGAGGTCGGGCGTCAGGTAGGGCCCGGTGGCGTGGACGACGCGCCACGTGAGCCAGGCCCGCCACGCCGGGAGGCGGTCGACCACGAGCAGGTCGCCCAGGGCGGTGACGAAGGACGGCTGCGCGACGACGACCTCGTCGAGCAGCGTGGCCGGGGCGCCCAGCCCCTCCAGCCACGCCGACCAGGGCAGGTCCGGCGCGAGCGCCCGCAGGCCCTCGGCGTCGAGGAGGTTGTACATCTGCTGCACGTCGCGGCGGCGGACGCGGTCCCAGTGGGCCGCGGCGAGCTCCCGCTCCAGGTCGACGACGGCGGACGCCGTCACCGCGGCGTCCGGCACCCCGGCCAGGCGCAGCATCGCCTCGACGTGCGCCGGGTAGGCCGCGAGGACCTCCGCGTGCTGCTCCTCGCGGTAGTACGCCTCGTCCGGCAGGCCGAGCCCGCCCTGGCCGAGGTAGGGCAGGTAGCGGTCGGGGTCGCCGAGGTCGGTGTCGACGGACAGCCCCAGGAGGCCGCCGGCTCCCGCGCGGTCGAGCTCGCCGAGCAGGTGGAGGAGCCCCTCGACGTCCTCGACGGCCGCGACCCGGGCGAGCGGGCCCTCGAGCGGCGACGTGCCCGCGGCCTCGACGGCGTCCTCGTCGAGGAAGCTGGCGTAGAGGTCGCCCACGAGGCGCTCCACGGGGCCGCCCTGGTCACCGGCGGCGCGCGCGTCCTCGCAGATGCGCCGGACGGCCTCCTCGGCCTCGTCGCGCAGGTCGACGAAGACCCCGGCGACCGACCGGTCGGGGGCGATCCGCGCGGAGCCGAGCCAGTCGCCGTTGACGGCGCGGAAGAGGTCGTCCTGCGGACGCACCGCGTCCGGCACGGCCGGGCGCCCCGGCGTCTCGTCCGAGCTCTCGACCAGGGTCCGGTCCGACGTCGTCATGGCTCGCGACCCTACGCGGGACGGCCGACGACGGCCCGGGCGCCGCCGGGCCCGCCGGACGAGGGGACGGGCGGGGGCCCGTGCGGCGCAGCGGGTCAGGCGACGTCGCTGCGGTACCCCGGCGGGGAGCTCTCGAGCCAGGACGCGAAGGCGGTGTAGGCCTCCCCGTCCATGGCGAGCTCGAGGTGCTCGCCGCGGTGCCGGCACTCCACGACGACGGCGTCGGGGAGGACGGCGAAGGCCTCGGCGCCCGAGGGGGGACGCCGCGCGACGACCTCGACCTCGCGCCGGTCCCACGTGCGGCCGGCGCGCACGTCGGGGCGGAAGACCCGGTACCAGGCCATGCAGTCGCCGCGGAACCCGGCGACGCCCAGCACCCACCGGCCGTCGTCCCGGCGCGCGGAGCAGTCGAAGCCGCCGAGGCGCCGGGTGAGCACCCGGCGCCTCAGCGAGACGGACAGCACGCCGGCCACGAGGACGACGAGCACGAGCAGGGCGACGGCGAGGGGACCCAGGAGCTCGTCCACGCCCGCCGCCCCGGCTGCCTCAGCGCGAGGCGGAGCCGGCGGCTCCCTGCACGTCGACGTCCTCGGCCACGACGACGGCCCGGTCGTGGTCGACGGAGACGAAGCCGCCGCTGACCACGGCGGTCAGCGACTCGCCCTCCGTGGCCGTGATGCGCACCTCGCCGTCCGCGAGGACGGCGAGCAGCGGCTCGTGGCCCGGCATGACGCCGAGCTCCCCCTCGACGGTGCGCACCGACAGGCGCGACGCGCCGCCGGCCCACACCTGCCGCTCGGCGGAGACGAGCTCCACGTGGAGGGCGGCCATCAGGCGCCGGTCTCCTTCTGGATGCGGGCCCAGTTGCGCTCGACGTCCTCGATGCCACCGACGTTGAAGAACGCCTGCTCGGCCACCTGGTCGTACTTGCCCTCGGTGATCCGCTTGAAGGACTCGACGGTCTCGTCGAGCGGCACGGTCGAGCCGACGACGCCCGTGAACTTCTCCGCCATGTACGTGTTCTGGGAGAGGAACTGCTGGATGCGCCGGGCGCGGCTCACGATGACCTTGTCGTCCTCGGAGAGCTCGTCGACGCCGAGGATGGCGATGATGTCCTGCAGCTCCTTGTTGCGCTGGAGGATCTGCTTGACCGCGGTCGCCGTCTCGTAGTGCTCCCGCGAGATGTACTGCGGGTCGAGGATGCGGGAGGTCGACGTCAGCGGGTCGATCGCCGGGTAGAGGCCGCGCGAGGCGATCTCGCGGGACAGCTCCGTCGTGGCGTCGAGGTGGGCGAACGTCGTCGCCGGCGCGGGGTCGGTGTAGTCGTCCGCCGGCACGTAGATCGCCTGCAGCGAGGTGATCGAGTGGCCGCGCGTCGAGGTGATGCGCTCCTGGAGCACGCCCATCTCGTCGGCCAGGTTCGGCTGGTAGCCGACGGCCGAGGGCATGCGGCCCAGCAGCGTCGAGACCTCGGAGCCGGCCTGCGTGAAGCGGAAGATGTTGTCGATGAAGAGGAGGACGTCCTGCTTCTGCACGTCGCGGAAGTACTCCGCCATCGTCAGCGCCGAGAGCGCCACGCGGAGGCGGGT
The genomic region above belongs to Pseudokineococcus lusitanus and contains:
- a CDS encoding Na+/H+ antiporter; its protein translation is METALELVVLAAVVVGVELLVRRTGGSTPLVLVVVGVVGSYLPFVPTVVLDPELVLVGLLPPLLYAAAQGTSLLDVRHHLKAISLLSVGLVLVTAVVVGVVVHLLLPVPLAVGLALGAVVAPPDAVAATAVARRVGLPRAVVTVLEGESLVNDATALVLLRTALAAAALATAGGTAAAEGLDAVGIGADLLLAAGGGVAVGVVVASVAGRVRRRLDDAVLDTTLSFTAPFVAYLPAEELGASGVLAVVVTGLLLAHRAPRQQGARARIAERLTWRTVRFLLEGGVFVLIGLQASDVVGGAFGTAGGVGPARALGVAGAVLGVVVVVRLVYVAVVLPLAGLHAGRSTRGSGDRVSRRGLVVVGWAGMRGVVTLAAAASLPEGTPEREVLVLTALVVVAGTLVLQGLTLPPLVRRLGLGAPDPAHDALLTATVLERLRYAAEERLDGARRAGDGDDVVEELRRRVVGRSERAWERLGRGPDGAGGSVGPGERERTWVRLRRQMLQAEREELLRVRDEGLAPDEVLRRVLGQLDVEESLLVAGDEEADPPDEDAADDVERGLAGAPRPPGGEPPPTAVAATGRADLLRAGPAGDDGAPCDHLRAAPAARGEVLADGCDGCLPLGEHGWVALRRCLTCGFTGCCDSSPHRHARAHAGQERHPVARSAEPGEAWRWCYPDELLG
- the murA gene encoding UDP-N-acetylglucosamine 1-carboxyvinyltransferase, with amino-acid sequence MERIIVTGGTVLDGTADVPGAKNSVLKLMAASLLAEGRTVLEGVPTIVDVRIMAELLRRLGAEVEHDAASRTCVVDVPAEVGHRADYELVRAMRASISVLGPLTARLGRADVAVPGGDAIGSRGLDLHVEGLRAMGAEVHVDHGYLVTQAPPGGLHGADVHLAFPSVGATENLLMAATLADGRTTLQGVAREPEIDDLVDLLVAMGAQVGGRGTSRLVVDGVRRLGAVRHTVVPDRVVAGTWAYAAAVTGGRVHVRGGRLEHLGMVADKLRAAGAEVDAVADGFVVRGPRRPRAVDVATLPYPGFPTDLQPFALALAALADGSGVLTENLFEARFRFAHELERLGADLVVDGSHVLVRGRPSLSGAPVEASDIRAGAALVVAGLRAEGTTEVHGVAHVDRGYEDVVASLRGLGADVRRDVAAVPDERLGGVLG
- a CDS encoding M13 family metallopeptidase, whose translation is MTTSDRTLVESSDETPGRPAVPDAVRPQDDLFRAVNGDWLGSARIAPDRSVAGVFVDLRDEAEEAVRRICEDARAAGDQGGPVERLVGDLYASFLDEDAVEAAGTSPLEGPLARVAAVEDVEGLLHLLGELDRAGAGGLLGLSVDTDLGDPDRYLPYLGQGGLGLPDEAYYREEQHAEVLAAYPAHVEAMLRLAGVPDAAVTASAVVDLERELAAAHWDRVRRRDVQQMYNLLDAEGLRALAPDLPWSAWLEGLGAPATLLDEVVVAQPSFVTALGDLLVVDRLPAWRAWLTWRVVHATGPYLTPDLVEEGFAFYGRRLSGAEQMRERWKRGVALVEGGVGEAVGRIYVERHFPPEAKAQVQALVDRLVEAYAQEIAGLAWMSAGTRERALEKLHLFTPKVGYPDRWKSYDGLVVDRTDLVGNVRRVTAHETDRELAKVGAPVDRSEWFMTPQTVNAYFNPGLNEIVFPAAILQPPFFDPAAPDAVNYGAIGAVIGHEIGHGFDDQGSRFDGRGRLTDWWTAEDREAFDALTQRLVAQYDVLEPAQTPGRTVNGALTVGENIGDLGGLGIALVALRLAAGAEGREVDGAGVREALTAWATAWRAVARPEERLRRLATDPHSPEEFRCNQVVRNLDEFHTAFGTRPGDGMWMEPAERVRIW
- a CDS encoding DUF2550 domain-containing protein; translated protein: MDELLGPLAVALLVLVVLVAGVLSVSLRRRVLTRRLGGFDCSARRDDGRWVLGVAGFRGDCMAWYRVFRPDVRAGRTWDRREVEVVARRPPSGAEAFAVLPDAVVVECRHRGEHLELAMDGEAYTAFASWLESSPPGYRSDVA
- a CDS encoding F0F1 ATP synthase subunit epsilon, with product MAALHVELVSAERQVWAGGASRLSVRTVEGELGVMPGHEPLLAVLADGEVRITATEGESLTAVVSGGFVSVDHDRAVVVAEDVDVQGAAGSASR
- the atpD gene encoding F0F1 ATP synthase subunit beta, coding for MTATATETQGTAPTGGTGRVSRVIGPVVDVEFPPDAIPEINNALSISYDLSGERTSMTLEVAQHLGDGLVRAIALKPSDGLVRGTEVQDTGAPISVPVGDVTLGHVFDVTGNVLNLEEGERLEITERWPIHRQAPAFDQLESKTQMFETGIKSIDLLTPYVQGGKIGLFGGAGVGKTVLIQEMIQRVAQNHGGVSVFAGVGERTREGNDLIGEMAEAGVFDKTALVFGQMDEPPGTRLRVALSALTMAEYFRDVQKQDVLLFIDNIFRFTQAGSEVSTLLGRMPSAVGYQPNLADEMGVLQERITSTRGHSITSLQAIYVPADDYTDPAPATTFAHLDATTELSREIASRGLYPAIDPLTSTSRILDPQYISREHYETATAVKQILQRNKELQDIIAILGVDELSEDDKVIVSRARRIQQFLSQNTYMAEKFTGVVGSTVPLDETVESFKRITEGKYDQVAEQAFFNVGGIEDVERNWARIQKETGA